The following are encoded together in the Streptomyces sp. NBC_00358 genome:
- a CDS encoding aromatic ring-hydroxylating dioxygenase subunit alpha translates to MPHITAFARNQWYVAAYTHEVGRELLGRTVLGEPLVLYRAEEDGAAVVLADRCVHRRFPLSESRLDGDRIVCGYHGFTYDTTGTCVYVPGQKRIPRTARVASYPVVEQDLFVWVWIGDPALADPGTVPRAPHMDSPDWTTVSGMEPIDADYGLLVDNLLDLSHETYLHGGYIGTPEVAETPITTEVDEGAGVVRVSRHMDDAECPPFYARSTGIEGRITRWQDIEYHAPCLYVLHSRIAPVGVLPEADGSDPDAFHTEVTYAITPSGDGKVYDFWAVSRDFARSDDEVTTFLRDFNHTVVMQDVDALNLLQRALASERTGYQELSINIDTGGLAARRILARLIEEGDKPMERVR, encoded by the coding sequence ATGCCGCACATCACCGCCTTCGCCAGGAACCAGTGGTACGTCGCCGCCTATACCCACGAAGTGGGGCGCGAGTTGCTCGGGCGGACGGTGCTCGGTGAGCCGCTCGTTCTCTATCGGGCCGAGGAGGACGGGGCGGCCGTCGTCCTGGCCGACCGGTGTGTGCACCGGCGATTCCCGCTCTCGGAGAGCCGGCTCGACGGTGACCGGATCGTGTGCGGGTACCACGGGTTCACGTACGACACGACCGGCACGTGTGTGTACGTGCCGGGGCAGAAGCGGATTCCGCGCACCGCCCGGGTCGCCTCCTACCCGGTCGTCGAGCAGGACCTGTTCGTCTGGGTCTGGATCGGCGACCCGGCGCTCGCGGACCCGGGAACCGTCCCGCGCGCCCCGCACATGGACTCGCCGGACTGGACGACGGTGAGCGGCATGGAGCCCATCGACGCGGACTACGGACTCCTCGTCGACAATCTCCTCGACCTCTCCCACGAGACGTATCTGCACGGCGGCTACATCGGGACGCCCGAGGTCGCCGAGACGCCGATCACCACCGAGGTGGACGAGGGCGCCGGTGTCGTGCGCGTCTCCCGGCACATGGACGACGCCGAGTGCCCCCCGTTCTACGCCCGCTCGACCGGCATCGAGGGCCGCATCACGCGCTGGCAGGACATCGAGTACCACGCGCCGTGCCTGTATGTGCTGCACAGCAGGATCGCCCCGGTCGGCGTGCTCCCCGAGGCGGACGGCAGCGACCCCGACGCCTTCCACACCGAGGTCACCTACGCCATCACTCCGTCCGGCGACGGCAAGGTGTACGACTTCTGGGCGGTCTCCCGCGACTTCGCCCGCTCGGACGACGAAGTCACCACCTTCCTACGGGACTTCAACCACACCGTCGTGATGCAGGACGTCGACGCGCTCAATCTGCTGCAGCGGGCCCTCGCCTCCGAACGCACCGGTTACCAGGAGCTGAGCATCAACATCGACACCGGCGGTCTCGCGGCCCGCCGCATCCTGGCCCGCCTGATCGAGGAGGGCGACAAGCCGATGGAGAGGGTGCGGTGA
- a CDS encoding PDR/VanB family oxidoreductase, with protein sequence MNVYEAELAVERRTFAADDVLALTLRHPLGTELPPWEPGAHVDVVLGPGLERQYSLCGDPADRGAWRIAVLREPEGRGGSAFVHGQLGEGARVRVRGPRNHFALVPAERYRFVAGGIGITPILPMLAAAEAAGAEWTLLYGGRTRGSMAFAEELRRYGDRVVLAPQDETGLLDLAPVLDEVPAGTLVYCCGPGPLLDAVEERCPAGLLHVERFRPKVQEAGGETEFEVVLERSGRTVTVAPGVSVLDTVRAAGVEVLFSCAEGTCGTCETEVLEGVPDHRDSVLTDEEREAGETMLICVSRCRGTRLVLDL encoded by the coding sequence ATGAACGTGTACGAAGCGGAACTCGCCGTGGAGCGGCGGACGTTCGCCGCCGACGACGTACTCGCCCTGACCCTGCGCCATCCGCTCGGCACCGAACTCCCGCCCTGGGAGCCGGGTGCCCATGTCGATGTCGTACTCGGGCCCGGTCTGGAACGGCAGTACTCCCTGTGCGGTGATCCGGCGGACCGCGGGGCATGGCGGATCGCGGTGCTGCGTGAACCGGAAGGGCGGGGAGGATCGGCCTTCGTCCACGGGCAGTTGGGCGAGGGAGCCAGGGTCCGTGTCAGGGGTCCGCGCAATCACTTCGCGCTCGTGCCCGCCGAGCGCTACCGGTTCGTCGCGGGCGGGATCGGCATCACCCCGATCCTGCCGATGCTCGCCGCGGCCGAGGCGGCGGGCGCCGAGTGGACGCTGCTGTACGGCGGACGGACCCGCGGTTCCATGGCGTTCGCCGAGGAGTTGAGGCGGTACGGGGACCGGGTCGTCCTCGCTCCCCAGGACGAGACAGGACTGCTGGACCTCGCGCCGGTGCTCGACGAGGTCCCCGCGGGCACCCTCGTCTACTGCTGTGGTCCCGGACCGCTGCTCGACGCGGTGGAGGAGCGCTGTCCGGCCGGACTGCTGCACGTCGAGCGGTTCCGGCCGAAGGTCCAGGAGGCGGGCGGGGAAACGGAGTTCGAGGTCGTCCTGGAGCGGTCCGGACGGACGGTGACCGTCGCCCCCGGCGTCTCCGTCCTCGACACCGTGCGCGCCGCCGGTGTCGAGGTGCTGTTCTCCTGCGCCGAGGGCACCTGCGGGACCTGTGAGACGGAGGTGCTCGAAGGCGTCCCGGACCACCGGGACTCGGTGCTCACGGACGAGGAGCGGGAGGCGGGCGAGACGATGCTCATCTGTGTGTCCCGCTGTCGCGGGACACGGCTCGTGCTGGATCTGTGA
- a CDS encoding IclR family transcriptional regulator domain-containing protein: protein MPAADRAPHFVRSFERGLAVIRVFGADRPELTLSQVARGCDLTRAAARRFLLTLVDLGYVRTDGRVFRLTPRVLELGYAYLSGFTLPEIALPHLRQLAERVGESSSLCVLDGDDIVYVARVPTRRIMTATITVGTRFPAHVTSVGRVILAHLPAEETEARLGRAELRPLTARTIVSRDLLKAELGRARRQGYAIVDQELEEGLRSVAVPVRDRDGAVVAAANIPVHASRNSLESVRRDLLPHLLETVARIEGDLAVTRLL, encoded by the coding sequence ATGCCTGCAGCAGACCGAGCGCCCCACTTCGTCCGCTCCTTCGAACGCGGACTCGCCGTCATCCGCGTCTTCGGTGCCGACCGCCCCGAACTGACGCTCAGTCAGGTCGCGCGCGGCTGCGACCTCACCCGCGCGGCGGCCCGCCGCTTCCTGCTGACCCTGGTCGATCTCGGATACGTCCGCACCGACGGCAGGGTCTTCCGGCTCACCCCGCGCGTGCTGGAACTCGGCTACGCCTACCTCTCCGGCTTCACCCTCCCGGAGATCGCCCTGCCCCATCTCAGGCAACTCGCCGAGCGGGTCGGGGAGTCGAGCTCGCTGTGCGTCCTCGACGGCGACGACATCGTCTACGTGGCACGGGTCCCGACCCGGCGCATCATGACGGCCACGATCACCGTCGGCACCCGCTTCCCGGCCCACGTCACCTCGGTCGGCCGGGTCATCCTCGCGCACCTCCCGGCCGAGGAGACCGAGGCCAGGCTGGGGCGAGCCGAACTGCGCCCCCTGACGGCACGCACGATCGTCTCGCGGGACCTGCTGAAGGCGGAACTCGGACGCGCGCGGCGGCAGGGATACGCCATCGTCGACCAGGAGTTGGAGGAAGGGCTGCGCTCGGTCGCGGTCCCGGTGCGCGACCGGGACGGCGCCGTGGTGGCGGCGGCGAACATCCCCGTGCACGCAAGCCGCAACAGCCTGGAGTCCGTCCGCCGCGATCTGCTTCCCCACCTGCTGGAGACGGTCGCGCGGATCGAGGGAGACCTCGCGGTCACCCGACTCCTGTGA
- a CDS encoding ABC transporter substrate-binding protein, with protein sequence MRRLLAGLAVGAFLVAASACGSSGGGGASDKNSSSGGTTTVKLGVIPIVDVAPVYLGQKKGFYGKHGLKLSMTLAQGGAAIVPGVVSGQFQFGFSNVTSLMIAQSNGVPVKAVVNGVASTGVTGKDFGAITVKKGSSITTAKDLEGKKVAVNTLKNINETAVRESVRKAGGDPSKVKFVELAFDQMPAALDSGQIDAAMVVEPALATVKSQGATEIASSLVDVAKDLTVAMYFTSNQYAQQHPDVVKEFQEATAESLAYADAHPDEVRQIVTTYTTIPAAVLAKVTLPKWPAEPNRTSIETLEKLGEQDGLFKTAPDLDKLLP encoded by the coding sequence ATGCGTCGTCTGCTCGCCGGATTAGCGGTCGGAGCCTTCCTGGTCGCCGCGTCGGCCTGCGGTTCGTCCGGCGGCGGTGGCGCCTCGGACAAGAACTCTTCGTCCGGTGGTACCACCACCGTCAAGCTGGGGGTCATCCCCATCGTCGATGTCGCCCCGGTCTATCTGGGCCAGAAGAAGGGCTTCTACGGCAAGCACGGCCTGAAGCTGTCGATGACGCTCGCGCAGGGCGGCGCGGCGATCGTGCCGGGGGTCGTCTCGGGCCAGTTCCAGTTCGGGTTCTCGAACGTGACCTCGTTGATGATCGCCCAGTCCAACGGCGTCCCCGTGAAGGCCGTCGTGAACGGTGTCGCCTCGACGGGCGTGACGGGCAAGGACTTCGGCGCCATCACCGTCAAGAAGGGCAGCTCCATCACGACGGCGAAGGACCTGGAGGGGAAGAAGGTCGCCGTCAACACGCTCAAGAACATCAACGAGACGGCCGTGCGCGAGTCGGTGCGCAAGGCGGGCGGCGATCCGTCCAAGGTGAAGTTCGTCGAGCTCGCCTTCGACCAGATGCCCGCGGCCCTCGACAGCGGCCAGATCGACGCCGCCATGGTGGTCGAGCCCGCGCTGGCCACGGTCAAGAGCCAGGGCGCCACCGAGATCGCCTCGTCCCTGGTCGACGTGGCGAAGGACCTCACCGTCGCGATGTACTTCACCTCGAACCAGTACGCGCAGCAACACCCGGACGTGGTCAAGGAGTTCCAGGAGGCCACCGCGGAGTCCCTGGCCTACGCCGACGCCCACCCGGACGAGGTCCGGCAGATCGTCACCACGTACACGACGATCCCGGCGGCCGTACTGGCGAAGGTGACCCTGCCCAAGTGGCCCGCCGAGCCGAACCGGACCTCGATCGAGACGCTGGAGAAGCTGGGCGAGCAGGACGGCCTCTTCAAGACGGCGCCCGATCTGGACAAGCTGCTGCCGTGA
- a CDS encoding ABC transporter permease, with the protein MSRKQPRAGGSAGRAVNAALGAAGLAAFLALGEVVPRVGIVKARYFPPTSRIARALGAEITDGTFWTDLGDTLTGWALGLVIAVGAGIVVGVVVSVVPYLREATASTIEFLRPIPSVALIPLAVLLYGTEMRSVLLLVVYASFWQVLVQVMYGVRDVDPVAEETARSYGLGTWARVRHVLWPTALPYVMTGVRLAAAVALILTVTAELVIGAPGLGARIAVAQTSQAVPEMYALIVVTGLLGLLINVGARSVERHALAWHQSVRGEVAV; encoded by the coding sequence GTGAGCCGGAAGCAACCGCGGGCCGGCGGCTCCGCCGGACGGGCCGTGAACGCCGCTCTGGGAGCCGCCGGACTCGCGGCTTTCCTCGCCCTCGGCGAGGTGGTGCCGCGGGTCGGCATCGTCAAGGCGCGGTACTTCCCGCCGACCAGCCGGATCGCGCGGGCGCTCGGCGCCGAGATCACCGACGGCACCTTCTGGACGGATCTCGGCGACACCCTCACGGGCTGGGCGCTGGGCCTGGTGATCGCTGTCGGCGCGGGCATCGTGGTCGGCGTGGTCGTCTCGGTCGTGCCGTATCTGCGCGAGGCGACCGCCTCGACGATCGAGTTCCTGCGCCCGATCCCCTCCGTGGCGCTGATCCCGCTCGCCGTCCTCCTCTACGGCACCGAGATGCGGTCGGTGCTCCTCCTGGTCGTGTACGCGTCCTTCTGGCAGGTCCTCGTCCAGGTCATGTACGGCGTGCGGGACGTCGACCCGGTCGCGGAGGAGACGGCACGCTCGTACGGGCTCGGCACCTGGGCCCGGGTCCGCCATGTGCTGTGGCCGACGGCGCTCCCTTATGTCATGACGGGTGTCCGGCTCGCCGCGGCGGTCGCGCTCATCCTGACCGTGACCGCCGAACTCGTCATCGGCGCACCGGGGTTGGGGGCGCGCATCGCGGTCGCCCAGACCTCGCAGGCCGTGCCCGAGATGTACGCCCTGATCGTCGTCACCGGTCTGCTCGGGCTGCTGATCAACGTGGGCGCGCGCTCGGTGGAGCGGCACGCGCTGGCCTGGCACCAGTCGGTACGCGGGGAGGTGGCGGTGTGA
- a CDS encoding ABC transporter permease has product MPAGPARPNAWRGPLLRALFVVALPLLLVVLWWFTSDGSTDVYWPPLRTILRTFPDVWTRARLRADLVPSLLRLLAGYASAAVVGVALGTVIGSYRKVRAVCEPVLEFLRAVPPPVLVPVIMLFAGIGDTMKIVVIASGCVWPILLNTVEGVRALDSVMSETARSYGITGPARMRSVVLPAAGPQIFAGLRQALSVGIILMVISEMFAASNGLGFTIVQFQRGFAIPDMWTGILVLGLLGFLLSVVFQLVERRVLGWYHGLRDSSRRSP; this is encoded by the coding sequence ATCCCGGCGGGCCCGGCGAGGCCGAACGCGTGGCGGGGTCCGCTGCTGCGGGCGCTGTTCGTCGTCGCGCTCCCCCTGCTGCTGGTCGTCCTGTGGTGGTTCACCTCGGACGGCAGCACCGACGTCTACTGGCCGCCGCTGCGCACGATCCTCAGGACGTTCCCCGACGTCTGGACCCGCGCGCGGCTCCGCGCGGACCTGGTGCCCAGCCTGCTGCGGCTGCTCGCCGGCTACGCGTCGGCGGCGGTCGTGGGCGTCGCCCTCGGCACGGTCATCGGCTCGTACCGCAAGGTGCGGGCGGTGTGCGAGCCGGTCCTGGAGTTCCTGCGGGCGGTGCCGCCGCCGGTGCTCGTGCCGGTCATCATGCTGTTCGCGGGCATCGGGGACACGATGAAGATCGTCGTGATCGCGAGCGGCTGTGTCTGGCCGATCCTGCTCAACACGGTCGAGGGCGTGCGCGCCCTCGACTCGGTGATGTCCGAGACGGCCCGTTCGTACGGCATCACCGGACCGGCCCGGATGCGCTCGGTGGTGCTGCCGGCGGCCGGTCCGCAGATCTTCGCGGGGCTGCGACAGGCACTGTCCGTCGGAATCATCCTGATGGTCATCAGCGAGATGTTCGCGGCCAGCAACGGCCTCGGTTTCACCATCGTGCAGTTCCAGCGCGGCTTCGCGATCCCCGACATGTGGACCGGGATCCTCGTCCTCGGCCTGCTCGGCTTTCTCCTCTCGGTCGTCTTCCAGCTCGTCGAGCGCCGGGTGCTCGGCTGGTACCACGGTCTGCGCGACTCCTCCCGGCGGTCCCCGTGA
- a CDS encoding ABC transporter ATP-binding protein, which yields MHASLVVSGLRKVYEGSGRRVEAVRDLTFTVDAGELVCLVGPSGCGKTTLLKCVGGLLTPTAGEVLLGGRRVSGPPPGMAFVFQEYGRSLFPWMRVGENVELPLKQKDLSKARRRELVADALESVGLADAARAYPWQLSGGMQQRVAIARALAYEPEVLLMDEPFAAVDAQTRADLEDLVRRLWRQRGITVLFVTHDIDEAVYLGERVLILSASPTVVREQLKVDLPEERDQLHTRVAPRFAELRTHVYEQIQAAKRGEPGTRADTPPLR from the coding sequence ATGCACGCGTCTTTGGTCGTATCCGGCCTGCGGAAGGTCTACGAGGGGTCGGGGCGCCGGGTGGAGGCGGTCCGCGATCTCACCTTCACGGTGGACGCGGGGGAACTCGTCTGTCTGGTCGGCCCGTCGGGCTGCGGCAAGACCACGCTGCTGAAGTGCGTGGGCGGTCTGCTGACGCCGACTGCGGGCGAGGTGCTGCTCGGGGGCCGGCGGGTGAGCGGCCCGCCGCCCGGCATGGCGTTCGTCTTCCAGGAGTACGGGCGCAGTCTGTTCCCCTGGATGCGGGTCGGCGAGAACGTCGAACTCCCGCTGAAGCAGAAGGACCTGAGCAAGGCGCGGCGGCGTGAGCTGGTCGCCGACGCGCTGGAGTCCGTCGGCCTGGCCGATGCCGCGAGGGCCTATCCGTGGCAGTTGTCCGGAGGGATGCAGCAGCGGGTGGCCATCGCGCGGGCCCTGGCCTACGAGCCCGAAGTCCTGCTCATGGACGAGCCGTTCGCCGCGGTCGACGCGCAGACCCGGGCCGATCTGGAGGATCTGGTACGCCGGCTGTGGCGGCAGCGCGGGATCACCGTCCTGTTCGTGACCCATGACATCGACGAGGCCGTCTACCTGGGCGAGCGGGTGCTGATCCTCTCGGCCTCCCCCACGGTCGTACGGGAGCAGCTCAAGGTCGATCTTCCCGAGGAGCGGGACCAGTTGCACACCCGGGTGGCCCCGCGCTTCGCCGAGTTGCGGACCCATGTGTACGAGCAGATCCAGGCGGCGAAGCGCGGGGAACCGGGCACGAGGGCGGATACGCCTCCCCTTCGCTGA
- a CDS encoding glycoside hydrolase family 13 protein: protein MGQPRPARNQSAWWRSAVIYQVYVRSFADGDGDGTGDLAGVRARLPYLAELGVDALWFNPWYLSPLADGGYDVADYRAIDPAFGTLAEAEKLIGEARELGIRTLVDIVPNHVSDQHPWFRAALAGGPERDLFHFRPGRGEHGELPPNDWPSQFAGSAEPVWTRLPDGDWYLHLFTPEQPDLNWAHPAVRKEHEEILRFWFERGVAGVRIDSAALLAKDPDLPDFVEGRDPNPYVDRDELHDIYRSWRAVADDYDGVFVGEVWLPDSERFARYLRPDELHTAFNFSFLSCPWDAGRLRTSIDETLAEHAPVGAPATWVLCNHDVTRTVTRYGRTDTGFDFTAKAFGIPTDPALGTRRARAAALLSLALPGSVYVYQGEELGLPEVELPLDSIQDPMHFRSGGTDPGRDGCRVPLPWTANAPYAGFGGDPWLPQPADWPSYAADRQAEDPASMLSLYRAAIRARRTEPGFGDGPLSWLPAPEGVLAFARTNGLLCVVSLADGPVELPEHSELLLGSGPLDADGFLPPDTAVWLRA from the coding sequence GTGGGACAGCCCCGCCCTGCCCGAAATCAGTCCGCGTGGTGGCGTTCCGCCGTCATCTACCAGGTGTACGTCCGCAGCTTCGCGGACGGCGACGGCGACGGCACCGGCGACCTCGCGGGCGTCCGCGCCAGACTCCCGTACCTCGCCGAACTCGGTGTGGACGCCCTGTGGTTCAACCCCTGGTACCTCTCACCCCTGGCGGACGGCGGCTACGACGTCGCCGACTACCGCGCCATCGACCCGGCCTTCGGCACCCTCGCCGAGGCGGAGAAACTCATCGGCGAGGCCCGCGAGCTCGGCATCCGCACCCTGGTCGACATCGTGCCGAACCATGTCTCCGACCAGCACCCCTGGTTCCGGGCGGCGCTGGCCGGCGGTCCCGAGCGCGACCTCTTCCACTTCCGCCCCGGACGCGGCGAACACGGTGAACTCCCGCCCAACGACTGGCCCTCGCAGTTCGCGGGCTCCGCCGAACCGGTGTGGACCCGGCTGCCCGACGGCGACTGGTACCTCCACCTCTTCACCCCCGAGCAGCCCGACCTCAACTGGGCGCACCCGGCGGTCCGCAAGGAGCACGAGGAGATCCTGCGCTTCTGGTTCGAGCGCGGGGTGGCGGGCGTGCGCATCGACTCGGCCGCACTGCTCGCCAAGGACCCCGACCTGCCCGACTTCGTCGAGGGCCGCGACCCCAACCCGTACGTCGACCGCGACGAGCTCCACGACATCTACCGCTCCTGGCGGGCGGTCGCCGACGACTACGACGGTGTCTTCGTCGGAGAGGTCTGGCTCCCCGACTCCGAGCGCTTCGCCCGCTATCTGCGCCCCGACGAACTGCACACCGCCTTCAACTTCTCCTTCCTGTCCTGCCCCTGGGACGCCGGGCGGCTGCGTACCTCCATCGACGAGACCCTCGCCGAGCACGCCCCCGTCGGGGCGCCCGCCACCTGGGTGCTGTGCAACCACGACGTGACCCGCACGGTCACCCGCTACGGCCGCACGGACACCGGCTTCGACTTCACGGCCAAGGCCTTCGGCATCCCCACCGACCCGGCACTCGGCACCCGCCGGGCCCGCGCCGCGGCCCTGCTCTCGCTCGCCCTGCCCGGCTCCGTGTACGTCTACCAGGGCGAGGAACTAGGCCTGCCCGAGGTCGAGTTGCCACTCGACAGCATCCAGGACCCGATGCACTTCCGCTCCGGCGGCACGGACCCGGGCCGAGACGGCTGCCGGGTCCCGCTGCCCTGGACGGCAAACGCCCCGTACGCGGGATTCGGCGGCGACCCCTGGCTGCCGCAGCCCGCCGACTGGCCCTCGTACGCGGCCGACCGCCAGGCGGAGGATCCCGCCTCGATGCTGAGCCTCTACCGTGCCGCAATCCGCGCCCGGCGCACCGAACCGGGCTTCGGCGACGGCCCGCTGAGCTGGCTGCCCGCGCCCGAGGGCGTCCTCGCCTTCGCCCGTACGAACGGACTGCTCTGCGTCGTCAGTCTGGCCGACGGCCCGGTCGAGCTCCCGGAGCACTCCGAACTCCTGCTCGGCAGCGGCCCGTTGGACGCCGACGGGTTCCTTCCGCCGGACACGGCGGTCTGGCTGCGCGCCTGA
- a CDS encoding carbohydrate ABC transporter permease, whose product MSTRTLVSPLTLARPRGRAAYWTVFSGVVLLFALAFLFPVYWMVTGAMKSPDEVTRTPPTLVPHHWHLSGYIDAWDLMDLPTHLWNTVVQATGAWLLQLVFCTAAAYALSKLKPAFGKVILGGILATLMVPTQALVVPKYLTVADLPVLHTSLLNSPLGIWLPAVANAFNLYLLKRFFDQIPRDVLEAAEIDGAGRLRTLWSIVLPMSRPVLGVVSIFALVAVWQDFLWPLMVFSDTDKQPISVALVQLSQNIQLTVLIAAMVIASIPMVVMFLVFQRHIIAGISAGSTKG is encoded by the coding sequence ATGAGCACCCGCACCCTGGTCTCCCCGCTCACGCTGGCCCGCCCGCGCGGCAGGGCCGCCTACTGGACCGTCTTCAGCGGAGTGGTCCTGCTGTTCGCGCTGGCGTTCCTCTTCCCCGTCTACTGGATGGTGACCGGCGCCATGAAGTCGCCGGACGAGGTGACGCGCACTCCGCCCACCCTCGTACCGCACCACTGGCACCTGAGCGGATACATCGACGCGTGGGACCTGATGGACCTGCCCACCCACCTGTGGAACACCGTCGTCCAGGCGACGGGCGCCTGGCTGCTCCAGCTCGTGTTCTGCACGGCCGCCGCCTACGCCCTGTCCAAGCTGAAGCCGGCCTTCGGCAAGGTGATCCTCGGCGGCATCCTCGCCACCCTGATGGTCCCCACGCAGGCCCTGGTGGTCCCCAAGTACCTGACCGTCGCCGACCTGCCCGTCCTGCACACCAGCCTGCTCAACTCCCCGCTCGGCATCTGGCTGCCCGCCGTCGCCAACGCCTTCAACCTCTACCTCCTCAAGCGCTTCTTCGACCAGATACCGCGTGACGTCCTGGAGGCCGCCGAGATCGACGGCGCCGGCCGGCTGCGCACCCTGTGGTCGATCGTGCTGCCGATGTCCCGGCCCGTCCTCGGAGTCGTGTCGATCTTCGCCCTGGTCGCCGTCTGGCAGGACTTCCTCTGGCCGCTGATGGTCTTCTCCGACACCGACAAGCAGCCCATCAGCGTGGCGCTCGTCCAGTTGTCGCAGAACATCCAGCTGACCGTGCTCATCGCCGCGATGGTGATCGCCAGCATCCCCATGGTCGTGATGTTCCTGGTGTTCCAGCGGCACATCATCGCCGGAATCAGCGCGGGCAGCACCAAGGGCTGA
- a CDS encoding carbohydrate ABC transporter permease: MKTASKPPAALPPAAVGVPEVPRSAGRRNGGTWRRRLADQSRAYAFLIGGLLCFALFSWYPAIRAVVIAFQKYTPGSGGEWVGTANFTRVFHDPEFTAAWRNTLTFTVLALAIGFAVPFVMALVLNELRHAKAFFRVVVYLPVMIPPVVSALLWKWFYDPGAGLANEVLRALHLPTSNWSNGADTALVSLVIVATWANLGGTVLIYLAALQSIPGELYEAAELDGANIWQRVRHVTIPQTRFIILMLMLLQIIATMQVFTEPFVITGGGPEDKTVTVLYLIYKYAFLYNDFGGACALSVMLLVLLGVFSALYLRLTRSEGEDA, encoded by the coding sequence ATGAAGACCGCATCGAAGCCCCCCGCAGCGCTCCCTCCGGCCGCCGTCGGCGTGCCGGAGGTGCCGCGGTCGGCCGGGCGCCGGAACGGGGGAACGTGGCGCCGGCGCCTGGCCGACCAATCCCGCGCGTACGCCTTCCTGATCGGCGGCCTGCTCTGCTTCGCCCTGTTCTCCTGGTACCCGGCGATCCGCGCGGTCGTGATCGCCTTCCAGAAGTACACCCCGGGCAGCGGCGGCGAATGGGTCGGCACCGCCAACTTCACCCGGGTCTTCCACGACCCCGAGTTCACCGCCGCCTGGCGCAACACCCTCACCTTCACCGTGCTCGCCCTGGCCATAGGCTTCGCCGTCCCCTTCGTGATGGCGCTGGTGCTCAATGAACTGCGGCACGCGAAGGCCTTCTTCAGAGTCGTGGTCTATCTGCCGGTGATGATCCCGCCGGTGGTCAGCGCGCTGCTGTGGAAGTGGTTCTACGACCCCGGAGCGGGCCTCGCCAACGAGGTGCTGCGCGCACTGCACCTGCCGACCTCGAACTGGTCCAACGGCGCGGACACCGCCCTCGTCTCGCTGGTCATCGTCGCCACCTGGGCCAACCTCGGCGGAACCGTCCTCATCTACCTCGCCGCGCTCCAGAGCATCCCCGGCGAGCTGTACGAGGCGGCCGAACTGGACGGCGCGAACATCTGGCAGCGGGTCCGCCACGTCACGATCCCGCAGACCCGCTTCATCATCCTCATGCTGATGCTCCTTCAGATCATCGCCACCATGCAGGTGTTCACCGAGCCGTTCGTGATCACCGGCGGCGGCCCCGAGGACAAGACCGTCACGGTGCTCTACCTGATCTACAAGTACGCCTTCCTCTACAACGACTTCGGGGGAGCCTGCGCGCTGAGCGTCATGCTGCTCGTCCTGCTCGGCGTCTTCTCCGCGCTGTACCTGCGGCTGACCCGCTCGGAAGGAGAGGACGCATGA